One segment of Rhodothermus bifroesti DNA contains the following:
- a CDS encoding FecR family protein: MKERSSLPPDLEAALKQHSEAERRQLEALWNRLAALERPLEGIPDTEQAWTELLSRLPQTIRAAHPPHRRARLRWPRVAMLLVGLGLLGTLWLARPHTFTVPLGTNQTVTLGDGSTIFLRGGSRLVYPRSLLSPRPRWIRLQGEALLTIAPGPPLTIHTPWAHVEVLGTRLSVRAWPEAAETQVTLLEGRVRVRATTQPEHTLWLTTPGQHVRISAHHPLPTQPEKIDPERVLAWQRGGFVVIDEPLATVLRELERSFGLRIELAGSLPLTRRLTILYQRDAQVERILQDLCLTLPCRYRRISQGFALEPDSAATP; encoded by the coding sequence ATGAAGGAGCGTTCTTCTTTGCCCCCTGATCTAGAAGCGGCACTCAAACAGCACTCCGAAGCCGAACGCCGCCAACTGGAGGCGCTCTGGAACCGGTTAGCAGCCCTGGAGCGCCCGCTTGAAGGCATCCCCGATACTGAACAGGCCTGGACCGAGCTCTTGAGCCGGCTTCCCCAGACCATCCGTGCTGCACATCCACCGCACCGGCGTGCACGGCTCCGCTGGCCACGTGTTGCCATGTTGCTGGTAGGACTAGGCCTATTAGGGACGCTCTGGCTAGCACGGCCTCATACGTTTACCGTGCCTTTAGGGACAAACCAAACCGTTACCCTTGGCGATGGATCGACCATCTTCCTCCGTGGAGGCTCACGGCTGGTCTATCCCCGATCCCTCTTGAGCCCACGGCCTCGGTGGATACGCCTGCAGGGCGAAGCGCTGTTGACCATTGCTCCAGGTCCTCCGCTAACGATCCACACGCCTTGGGCACATGTTGAGGTGCTGGGCACGCGGCTAAGCGTACGTGCCTGGCCAGAAGCCGCAGAAACCCAGGTCACCCTGCTTGAAGGCCGGGTACGCGTTCGCGCTACCACACAGCCCGAGCATACCCTCTGGCTTACTACCCCCGGTCAGCATGTACGCATCAGCGCCCACCATCCTTTGCCCACCCAACCCGAAAAGATTGACCCTGAACGCGTTCTGGCCTGGCAACGCGGAGGCTTTGTTGTGATCGACGAACCTCTAGCAACCGTGCTACGCGAACTGGAACGTAGCTTTGGCCTCCGCATCGAACTCGCAGGATCTTTGCCGCTAACGCGACGCCTTACGATACTCTACCAACGCGATGCCCAAGTGGAACGGATCCTTCAGGACCTGTGCTTAACGCTACCATGCCGCTACCGACGCATCAGCCAGGGTTTTGCGCTCGAGCCCGATTCAGCTGCTACACCCTAA
- a CDS encoding RNA polymerase sigma factor, with product MTDDFQTLCERLRASDQAALGMLFRCLRIPLLRYVQAIVGDSGVAHDLIQDVFLDLWMRRTTLNPAQPLRPYLYRMARNRALRHLRDERRRARKRAEHLPANSTTEPLLPDTLAETHQLETLLARWLEELPERQREALVLSRWHGLSHREIAQVMGISPRTVNNHLLRALETLQRRLQALALTP from the coding sequence GTGACCGACGATTTCCAAACGCTCTGCGAGCGGCTGCGTGCCTCAGACCAGGCTGCGCTAGGCATGTTATTTCGGTGCCTGCGCATCCCGCTGTTGCGCTATGTGCAAGCCATCGTGGGTGACAGTGGAGTAGCCCATGACTTGATACAAGACGTGTTTTTAGACCTGTGGATGCGGCGCACCACGCTTAATCCTGCCCAACCTCTGCGCCCCTACCTGTACCGCATGGCGCGCAACCGGGCTTTACGGCACCTACGCGACGAGCGGCGACGTGCACGCAAGCGCGCTGAACACCTGCCAGCAAACTCGACTACCGAGCCGCTGCTACCCGACACGCTAGCAGAAACCCACCAGCTGGAAACGCTCCTGGCGCGCTGGCTGGAGGAGCTGCCCGAGCGACAGCGAGAGGCCCTGGTCCTCAGCCGCTGGCATGGACTGAGCCATCGCGAAATTGCCCAGGTGATGGGCATTTCTCCCCGAACAGTCAATAACCATCTGCTACGGGCGCTGGAGACGCTACAACGACGGCTGCAAGCGCTCGCCCTAACGCCATGA
- the uvrB gene encoding excinuclease ABC subunit UvrB, whose product MEEVIEKRPFVLKAPFAPTGDQPQAIAALTEGILRGDKYQTLLGATGTGKTFTLAHVIQNVQRPTLVMSPNKTLAAQLYGEFKQFFPDNAVEFFISYYDYYQPEAYIPATDTYIEKDLAINERIDRLRLRATSALVSGRRDVIVVASVSCIYGLGSPDEFRAQIVPLHVGQQIERNELLRQLINIYYVRNDLEFKPGTFRVRGDVVDIFPAYAEESAFRVEFWGDEIDRIARLNPLTGELGMEETAITIYPAKIFVTPRDRLERALASIEEELRWRVGVLRAEGKLLEAQRLEQRTRFDIEMLREVGYCAGIENYSRHLSGRAPGERPYCLFDYFPQDYLLIIDESHVTIPQVRAMYNGDRARKLTLVEHGFRLPSALDNRPLTFEEFEALHHQVIFVSATPGDYELEKCLGIVVEQIIRPTGIPDPEVVVRPTAGQIDDLLEEIQQVIARGERALVTTLTKRMAEDLAEYLDRFGVRVRYLHAEIDALERVDLLRGLRLGDFDVLVGVNLLREGLDLPEVSLVAILDADKEGFLRSERSLIQTAGRAARNANGKILLYADKVTEAMQRMIDETHRRRALQLAYNQKHGITPRTVYKSREEILKSTIVAEEKYRPLVAASRHEEPELPPRVVDPVLEELSPEAKRELLEQLRREMFEAAERLEFERAAELRDLILSLERQLEAPLS is encoded by the coding sequence ATGGAGGAAGTCATCGAAAAGCGGCCTTTTGTGCTTAAAGCCCCCTTTGCGCCTACAGGCGACCAGCCCCAAGCGATAGCTGCATTGACCGAAGGCATTTTGCGTGGCGATAAGTACCAGACGTTGCTTGGAGCTACAGGAACGGGCAAGACCTTTACGCTGGCGCATGTGATCCAAAACGTGCAGCGGCCTACGCTGGTGATGAGTCCTAACAAAACACTGGCTGCCCAGCTCTACGGCGAGTTCAAGCAGTTTTTTCCAGACAATGCCGTAGAATTTTTCATCTCTTACTACGACTACTATCAGCCTGAAGCCTACATCCCAGCTACCGACACCTACATCGAAAAAGACTTAGCCATCAACGAGCGCATCGACCGGCTGCGGCTGCGCGCTACCAGTGCGCTCGTCTCTGGCCGACGCGATGTGATTGTGGTCGCTTCGGTCTCTTGCATCTATGGATTGGGCTCTCCCGATGAATTCCGAGCGCAGATCGTGCCCCTCCATGTGGGTCAACAGATCGAACGCAACGAGCTGCTGCGCCAGCTCATCAACATTTACTACGTGCGTAACGACCTCGAATTCAAGCCGGGCACGTTCCGCGTACGCGGGGATGTGGTGGATATTTTCCCAGCCTATGCCGAAGAAAGTGCCTTTCGGGTTGAATTTTGGGGCGATGAAATCGATCGGATTGCCCGCCTTAACCCGCTTACTGGTGAACTGGGCATGGAGGAAACGGCCATTACGATCTATCCGGCGAAGATCTTTGTCACCCCACGTGACCGGTTGGAGCGGGCGCTTGCCTCGATCGAAGAAGAGCTGCGCTGGCGGGTGGGGGTGCTACGTGCCGAAGGCAAACTACTAGAAGCGCAACGCTTGGAGCAGCGCACGCGCTTTGACATCGAAATGCTGCGCGAGGTAGGCTACTGCGCGGGAATCGAGAACTACAGCCGCCACCTGTCTGGCCGCGCTCCAGGAGAACGTCCCTATTGCCTGTTCGACTACTTTCCGCAAGACTACCTGCTCATTATCGACGAGAGCCATGTTACCATTCCTCAAGTGCGGGCTATGTACAACGGAGATCGCGCCCGCAAGCTCACCTTGGTCGAACACGGCTTTCGACTTCCTTCAGCGCTGGACAATCGGCCCCTGACCTTCGAAGAATTTGAAGCGTTGCATCACCAAGTCATCTTTGTGAGCGCTACCCCGGGCGATTACGAGCTGGAAAAGTGTCTCGGCATTGTCGTCGAGCAGATCATTCGCCCCACGGGCATCCCAGATCCCGAAGTTGTGGTGCGCCCCACGGCCGGACAAATCGATGATTTACTGGAAGAAATCCAACAGGTTATTGCACGTGGCGAACGCGCCTTGGTCACCACGTTGACCAAACGCATGGCCGAGGACCTGGCCGAGTACCTGGACCGCTTTGGAGTGCGCGTACGCTACCTACATGCTGAAATCGACGCTTTAGAACGGGTAGACCTGCTTCGAGGGCTGCGCTTGGGGGACTTCGACGTCCTGGTAGGCGTAAACTTGCTGCGCGAAGGCTTGGACCTGCCCGAAGTTTCGCTAGTAGCCATTCTAGATGCGGACAAAGAAGGCTTTCTGCGCTCAGAACGCTCGCTCATCCAAACGGCAGGACGTGCTGCCCGCAATGCCAACGGCAAAATTCTGCTTTATGCCGACAAGGTTACCGAGGCCATGCAGCGCATGATCGACGAAACCCACCGTCGCCGTGCTCTTCAGCTGGCCTACAACCAAAAACACGGCATTACCCCCCGCACGGTCTATAAATCACGCGAAGAGATCCTCAAAAGCACTATTGTTGCTGAAGAAAAGTACCGACCGCTGGTCGCTGCGTCTCGCCACGAAGAACCCGAGTTGCCACCGCGAGTGGTCGACCCGGTGCTTGAAGAACTTTCACCGGAGGCGAAACGGGAGCTCCTGGAGCAGCTTCGGCGCGAAATGTTCGAAGCCGCCGAAAGGCTAGAGTTCGAGCGCGCAGCCGAATTACGCGACCTGATCCTCAGCCTGGAGCGCCAGCTGGAAGCCCCCCTCTCCTAA